From the Octopus sinensis linkage group LG28, ASM634580v1, whole genome shotgun sequence genome, one window contains:
- the LOC115225838 gene encoding zinc finger protein 3-like, whose amino-acid sequence MPRVTGKSYEFDIFEKSSQECNLKDIHTGEKPYHCDVCGKCFPKSDALTRHVRIHTGEKPYPCDVCGKSFSISGALRRHNRTHTGDKPYHCDICGRTFSQTDFLTRHKRIHSGEKPYQCDICGKSFSHSSTVPRHKRTHTGEKPYHCNICGRTFSQSGFLTRHKCIPKG is encoded by the coding sequence ATGCCAAGAGTGACAGGAAAATCATATGAGTTTGACATATTTGAAAAGTCCTCCCAAGAATGCAATCTCAAAgacattcatactggagagaagccatatcattgtgatgtctgtggcaaatgctttCCTAAAAGTGATGCCTTAACAAGAcatgtacgtattcatacaggagagaaaccatatccctgtgatgtctgtggtaaatcattctctataaGTGGTGCTTTAAGAAGACACAATCGCActcatacaggggacaaaccatatcactgtgatatctgtggaaggaCATTCTCCCAAACAGATTTCTTAacaagacacaaacgtattcattcaggagaaaagccatatcagtgtgatatttgtggtaaatccttctctcacaGCAGCACTGTACCaagacacaaacgtactcatacaggagagaaaccatatcactgtaatatctgtggcagAACCTTTTCCCAAAGTGGTTTCTTAACAAGGCACAAATGCATTCCTAAAGGatag